In Microvenator marinus, one genomic interval encodes:
- a CDS encoding sigma 54-interacting transcriptional regulator, translating to MSLELISQRDGERTWVLRAGQEKRIRKGVRVRDFSPDDVWLTSVDGCASWRRFYLDKDRDGIWLIAERDWVDGTTWEVHEPSPDDLVRLAQIVAGLHEQGMFHGDLQPNNVIQTESGLVLIDTRIGATIGPKVAGSAPLMAPEQWEGASPGPSADVYALATLIYRAFDGDWPYQAADLSSWARAHLSKKPRKSQKVPKALRDLLFRVFQSAPDERPQIESIIEQLRLLGAKSSVAPVGLPWPSSFDAFLDTIRSADSLELVSDADTASLVLDRACRQLELEGQTVLQVRASDGPFWEPLIRSIEELSGKPVGPLTGDRLRVFRRFAEVLSPRQLVVFSDPADAYSQDLKDWASWYKKYTNGRVVGHRGLLEAAEVLQVRISENDFWKSWRARSTRAEIRDIPRKRFEELTRAHGESLCGMLRALNAEIGAGSGVTKTALDTTQLKALTREWEETSEAMIQACAFSELSKTASQIYKALKARRRAKAEREKVLKSWTDALVFGSRSAPEIEELAAALRDEKLFVELARLFHALGRHADGLDVLDGVDGFDAGLWRAQLSLSAGRFDDAERYALETSKAWPDASGWLSVLKAAPRAMRGEHDSLKELEDCVRLPDIAPLYRARLHAYRGIGLTRAGRLDEACDAYVRALEIVEAEGLDGELPTYLLNAGTAYHRQGRLGLAREFYARGNRISHDSTRPNTRALLLANQGNIDLTLGRFEEADELVRRAAAIAEASRLGTTEVMCLTLMGDLAARRGEPDGAKARYREALSKAPSPSQRVEILLATAKLELDANSRAAEKIVEEARTAIENGGVLEHGPLFGIVRARLGWAIETDTSLMSGIELFRRSLKEAHSAGHHKLVLEESPHLMRVLISQGLEELEEEVLSLVKDSRNAIAMGLTRELRRDFFASLPGVEGRDEPVRAPEKAVQPSQTPESAEVFYRLLGFNEVILRATSLDEMANEALDIALSLSGAERAFLLLREGKNFKVAARRNMDLEGAEDQGVSQTIAEEAARTGRTVSTVNAKEDARFQAARSVVDLDLTSVLCVPVRNADGLLGALYLDHRYTPGAFSGQIPRLMEAYGHQVALALTNLERISKLEHSRAELAEANERLDAIARERELAIESLRDEVVRVRASKVPQVQGLVWVSRVMEEVLIKVKKVGASEIPVVICGESGTGKELLARAIHDASGRARGPFVALNCGALTETLMESEMFGHVKGAFTGAVQDRIGMFQAADKGTLFLDEIAELPLAMQVKLLRVLQEGVVRRVGSTRSEKVDVRIVAATHKNLEKMIQNGDFREDLYYRIAAISLAVPALRERTEDIVPIANAILKSKKKSASLSVGAAELVLRHDWPGNVRELQNVMSAGLAMAESDRIEAHDLQPFIRSRVSGAPTIQSRRPEMATEPRSQGRPRAVSVQEVKRALEAHDGHRELAARELGISVRTLYRVLNRAADT from the coding sequence ATGAGTTTGGAATTGATCTCGCAAAGAGATGGGGAGCGAACGTGGGTTCTTCGAGCTGGCCAGGAGAAGCGGATTCGAAAGGGCGTTAGAGTTCGGGACTTTAGCCCCGACGATGTTTGGCTCACAAGCGTGGATGGTTGTGCGTCATGGAGACGATTCTACCTTGATAAAGACCGCGACGGCATCTGGTTGATCGCCGAACGCGATTGGGTCGATGGCACCACGTGGGAAGTCCACGAACCTTCTCCGGACGATCTTGTGCGCCTGGCGCAAATCGTTGCGGGCCTGCATGAACAAGGCATGTTTCACGGCGATCTGCAGCCGAATAATGTGATTCAGACCGAGTCTGGACTCGTTCTGATCGATACGCGAATCGGCGCAACGATCGGGCCAAAAGTCGCCGGTAGCGCCCCACTGATGGCCCCTGAACAATGGGAAGGCGCGTCGCCTGGTCCCTCGGCCGATGTCTACGCGTTGGCCACATTGATCTACCGAGCGTTTGACGGCGATTGGCCGTATCAGGCGGCGGACCTTAGTTCATGGGCCCGTGCACATTTAAGCAAGAAGCCTAGGAAGTCTCAAAAAGTCCCTAAGGCTCTACGGGATCTGCTCTTTCGGGTCTTTCAATCGGCTCCGGATGAGAGGCCGCAGATCGAGTCGATTATAGAGCAGTTACGCCTGCTCGGTGCCAAATCGTCCGTGGCTCCCGTTGGATTACCGTGGCCTTCTTCTTTTGACGCCTTCTTAGACACCATTCGTTCTGCCGATTCTTTGGAGCTCGTGTCAGATGCAGATACCGCAAGCCTTGTGTTGGACCGCGCCTGCCGCCAACTTGAGTTGGAAGGGCAGACGGTTTTGCAGGTCCGAGCTTCTGATGGACCATTCTGGGAGCCGCTGATTCGGTCGATCGAGGAGTTGAGTGGCAAACCCGTAGGACCGTTGACCGGAGACCGTTTGAGGGTGTTCAGGCGCTTTGCGGAAGTCTTGTCTCCCCGTCAACTCGTGGTCTTTTCCGACCCGGCAGACGCCTATTCTCAGGACTTAAAAGATTGGGCGTCCTGGTACAAAAAATACACCAATGGTCGTGTTGTGGGTCACCGAGGTCTTTTGGAAGCCGCCGAGGTATTGCAGGTCCGCATTTCGGAAAATGACTTCTGGAAGTCGTGGCGCGCGCGAAGCACCCGTGCCGAGATTCGAGACATTCCGAGGAAAAGATTTGAGGAGCTTACCCGCGCACACGGGGAGTCTCTTTGCGGCATGCTACGTGCCTTGAACGCCGAGATTGGGGCGGGTTCTGGCGTTACCAAAACCGCTCTCGATACCACGCAGCTTAAGGCTTTGACTCGCGAATGGGAGGAGACCTCGGAGGCGATGATTCAGGCGTGTGCTTTCTCTGAACTCTCCAAGACTGCGTCTCAGATATACAAGGCGCTAAAGGCGCGTCGCCGCGCGAAGGCTGAACGTGAAAAGGTTCTTAAGTCTTGGACCGACGCCCTGGTTTTTGGCTCAAGGAGTGCCCCAGAGATCGAGGAACTCGCCGCCGCGCTTCGGGACGAGAAGCTCTTCGTGGAGCTTGCGCGGCTTTTTCACGCGCTGGGGCGCCATGCTGACGGACTCGATGTTCTGGACGGCGTCGACGGATTTGACGCAGGACTTTGGAGGGCGCAACTCTCGCTTTCAGCTGGGCGCTTTGATGATGCTGAACGGTATGCGTTGGAGACGTCCAAAGCGTGGCCTGATGCCAGCGGTTGGCTAAGTGTTCTGAAGGCTGCGCCTCGTGCGATGCGCGGGGAGCACGATTCCCTCAAGGAGCTTGAGGATTGCGTCCGGCTGCCGGATATCGCGCCCCTCTATAGAGCGCGGCTGCACGCATATCGGGGAATCGGATTGACACGGGCTGGTCGCCTCGACGAGGCCTGTGATGCGTATGTGCGAGCCCTCGAAATAGTGGAAGCCGAGGGGCTTGATGGTGAGTTGCCCACATATCTTTTGAATGCTGGAACAGCGTACCACCGGCAAGGGCGGCTAGGTCTTGCGCGGGAGTTTTACGCGCGTGGCAATCGCATTTCGCATGATTCCACCAGGCCAAACACACGCGCACTCCTTTTGGCGAATCAGGGCAATATCGACCTGACTCTCGGGCGCTTCGAAGAGGCTGATGAGCTGGTCAGGCGCGCGGCCGCTATCGCTGAGGCGAGCAGGCTTGGAACCACAGAAGTGATGTGTTTGACGCTAATGGGCGACCTCGCGGCCAGACGAGGGGAGCCAGACGGCGCCAAGGCGCGCTATCGCGAGGCTTTGTCCAAGGCCCCGAGTCCTTCGCAGCGTGTGGAGATTCTGCTGGCGACCGCCAAGCTAGAGCTCGACGCAAATTCGCGTGCCGCCGAAAAAATCGTGGAAGAGGCGAGGACGGCCATTGAGAATGGTGGAGTGCTTGAGCACGGTCCTCTTTTTGGCATTGTACGTGCCAGACTTGGCTGGGCAATTGAGACCGATACGAGTCTGATGTCGGGTATCGAACTCTTTAGGCGTTCGCTTAAGGAAGCCCACTCGGCCGGCCATCATAAGCTTGTCTTGGAAGAGTCGCCGCACTTGATGAGAGTCCTGATTTCGCAGGGGCTTGAGGAGCTCGAGGAAGAAGTCTTGAGCCTCGTGAAGGATTCCAGGAATGCCATTGCGATGGGGTTGACGAGGGAGCTTCGGCGCGACTTCTTTGCGAGCCTTCCTGGTGTTGAGGGGCGTGATGAGCCGGTGCGAGCGCCTGAGAAGGCTGTCCAGCCGAGTCAGACTCCCGAGAGTGCAGAGGTGTTCTACCGGCTGCTAGGGTTCAACGAAGTCATTTTGCGCGCCACAAGTCTAGACGAGATGGCAAACGAAGCCCTTGATATCGCGCTGAGTTTGAGCGGCGCCGAACGGGCGTTTTTGCTCCTGCGAGAGGGAAAAAATTTCAAGGTTGCGGCGCGCCGAAACATGGATCTTGAAGGTGCCGAAGACCAGGGTGTGAGCCAGACAATCGCTGAAGAAGCGGCACGAACCGGGCGCACGGTTTCTACCGTCAATGCCAAGGAAGATGCGCGTTTTCAGGCGGCGCGAAGTGTGGTGGATCTGGACCTGACGAGTGTTCTCTGTGTTCCTGTGCGAAACGCAGATGGCCTGCTTGGCGCATTATATCTTGACCATCGATACACGCCGGGTGCTTTCAGCGGCCAGATTCCTCGCCTTATGGAGGCCTACGGTCATCAGGTCGCGCTCGCGCTCACGAACCTTGAGCGAATCTCGAAACTCGAGCACTCACGCGCCGAGCTCGCTGAGGCCAACGAGAGGCTCGACGCGATTGCCCGTGAGCGTGAGTTGGCTATCGAGAGTCTGAGGGATGAGGTTGTCCGCGTCAGGGCTTCAAAGGTCCCTCAGGTTCAGGGTTTGGTGTGGGTTTCACGCGTGATGGAAGAGGTTCTGATCAAGGTCAAAAAGGTTGGGGCTTCCGAGATTCCAGTCGTGATTTGCGGGGAGTCCGGGACCGGAAAAGAGTTGCTCGCCCGCGCCATCCACGACGCGTCAGGCAGGGCGCGTGGGCCATTTGTGGCTCTTAACTGCGGTGCGCTGACCGAGACCCTGATGGAATCCGAGATGTTCGGTCATGTGAAGGGGGCATTTACGGGTGCCGTTCAGGATCGAATCGGCATGTTTCAGGCCGCCGACAAGGGCACGCTATTTTTGGATGAGATCGCAGAATTACCGCTTGCCATGCAGGTCAAGTTGCTTCGCGTGCTTCAAGAGGGTGTGGTGAGGCGCGTGGGCTCAACGCGCAGTGAAAAGGTCGACGTTCGAATCGTGGCGGCGACCCACAAAAACCTTGAGAAGATGATCCAAAATGGGGATTTTCGAGAGGATCTCTACTATCGAATCGCTGCGATTTCGCTCGCTGTACCTGCGCTGAGGGAGCGTACTGAAGACATCGTGCCCATTGCCAATGCGATTCTGAAGTCGAAGAAAAAGAGCGCGAGCCTCAGTGTTGGTGCGGCAGAGCTCGTGCTTCGACACGACTGGCCTGGAAATGTGCGGGAGCTTCAGAACGTGATGAGTGCTGGGCTTGCGATGGCGGAGTCCGATCGTATTGAGGCCCACGATCTCCAGCCATTTATTCGTAGCCGAGTCTCGGGTGCTCCCACAATTCAGTCGAGGAGACCTGAGATGGCCACTGAGCCGCGATCGCAGGGCAGGCCCAGAGCTGTGAGCGTTCAAGAGGTGAAACGAGCTTTGGAGGCCCACGACGGACACCGCGAGCTCGCCGCGAGGGAGCTCGGCATCAGTGTGCGTACGCTCTATCGCGTCTTGAATCGGGCGGCGGATACATAA
- the aat gene encoding leucyl/phenylalanyl-tRNA--protein transferase codes for MKRPTAEMLISAYSQGIFPMAHEDADWDVFWYAPDPRTIIEFDEFHVPKRLGRTVRQGKFEVRFSTAFEQVMRECAQPRPHDGIWISEGLIEAYCELHELGFAHSVECWQDDELVGGLYGVALRGLFAGESMFHKVTDASKVALVHLVERLQEKGFVLLDTQFTTAHLAKFGAKEIPRAEYERRVSMAMNVDAHFI; via the coding sequence ATGAAGCGGCCAACCGCCGAAATGCTGATCAGCGCCTACTCACAAGGAATCTTTCCGATGGCGCACGAAGACGCCGATTGGGACGTCTTTTGGTACGCCCCGGACCCACGCACCATCATCGAATTTGACGAGTTTCACGTTCCAAAAAGGCTTGGCCGGACCGTCAGACAAGGAAAGTTTGAGGTGCGTTTCTCCACGGCATTCGAACAGGTCATGCGCGAGTGCGCTCAACCAAGACCGCACGACGGCATCTGGATTTCGGAGGGACTCATCGAGGCCTATTGCGAACTCCACGAGCTCGGATTCGCGCACTCGGTGGAATGTTGGCAGGACGACGAGCTCGTAGGCGGACTCTACGGAGTGGCGCTTCGCGGCTTATTTGCTGGGGAATCCATGTTTCACAAGGTCACGGATGCCTCCAAGGTCGCACTCGTGCATCTGGTCGAACGACTGCAAGAAAAGGGGTTTGTTCTTCTCGACACCCAGTTCACCACTGCCCACCTCGCGAAGTTCGGCGCCAAGGAGATTCCCCGCGCGGAATATGAAAGGCGCGTGAGTATGGCCATGAACGTTGACGCTCACTTCATTTAA
- the rpe gene encoding ribulose-phosphate 3-epimerase, whose translation MTSPILIAPSILASDFARLKDECQAVLDGGADWLHVDVMDGHFVPNLTIGLPVVEALRHHFPDVFLDVHIMISNPDDMAEAYAKAGADLVSFHPEVSKHPHRIIQALHQAGAKASLAINPGTPLDVVDYLAEDLDMVLIMSVNPGFGGQKFIPSTIRKLQELRQKLAVLGKAEMDVQVDGGVNTKNIGQICAAGANILVAGSAIFNTDDYAATISKLRSNASGA comes from the coding sequence ATGACTTCACCGATACTTATCGCCCCTTCGATTTTGGCTTCGGACTTTGCACGCCTCAAAGACGAATGTCAGGCCGTGCTCGACGGCGGTGCTGACTGGCTTCACGTAGATGTGATGGATGGACATTTTGTGCCGAATCTGACGATTGGTTTGCCCGTCGTAGAGGCGCTCCGGCACCATTTCCCGGACGTCTTCCTAGACGTACACATCATGATTTCGAATCCGGACGACATGGCTGAGGCCTACGCGAAGGCTGGCGCAGATCTGGTCTCGTTCCATCCCGAGGTCAGCAAGCACCCTCATCGCATCATACAGGCGCTTCATCAGGCAGGCGCAAAGGCGTCCTTGGCCATCAATCCGGGCACTCCACTCGATGTTGTAGACTACCTCGCTGAAGACCTCGACATGGTGCTGATCATGAGTGTCAATCCGGGTTTTGGCGGCCAAAAATTCATCCCATCTACGATTAGAAAGTTGCAGGAGCTCCGGCAAAAACTTGCGGTCCTCGGTAAAGCCGAGATGGACGTTCAGGTAGACGGTGGAGTAAATACAAAGAATATTGGTCAAATTTGCGCAGCCGGCGCCAATATCCTGGTGGCTGGAAGCGCCATATTCAATACCGACGACTACGCAGCCACGATCTCAAAACTGCGTTCAAACGCGAGTGGAGCATGA
- the fmt gene encoding methionyl-tRNA formyltransferase gives MSLRVVYMGTPEFATPALQALIDSHHQVVGVFTQPDRPSGRGKKLTPPPVKVLAESHAIPVFQPEKVRKNDEVFEQLQALEPDIAVVAAYGQILPQRILDVPKFGCVNIHASLLPKYRGASPIQAAVVAGESETGVTIMQMEAGLDTGPAIQMKSIPIDPLHTSQDVHDQLAALGATMIVGVLDDIEAGTAMRTPQDDALSSYAPMLKKEDGILNFAHSAVAVANKIRGLNPWPGAQATLVKDGTESRVKIHLARPTTEKKPGVGKVETDGKSLFIGCLDGAIEVLELQPSGSRAMKTRDFLNGTPLTSSDYFR, from the coding sequence GTGAGCCTTAGAGTCGTCTATATGGGAACGCCCGAGTTTGCGACCCCTGCCTTGCAAGCTCTTATCGACTCCCACCACCAAGTCGTTGGGGTCTTTACTCAGCCGGACAGGCCGAGTGGTCGTGGGAAAAAACTCACGCCGCCACCTGTGAAAGTTCTGGCAGAATCGCACGCGATACCAGTTTTTCAGCCGGAAAAGGTGCGAAAGAACGACGAAGTCTTTGAGCAGCTCCAGGCCCTCGAGCCAGATATCGCGGTCGTTGCTGCGTACGGACAGATCCTTCCCCAGCGAATCCTAGACGTGCCTAAATTCGGCTGCGTCAACATCCATGCCTCTTTGCTGCCAAAGTACCGTGGCGCATCGCCGATTCAAGCCGCTGTTGTGGCCGGCGAGTCTGAAACAGGGGTGACGATCATGCAGATGGAGGCGGGGCTCGACACCGGCCCGGCCATCCAAATGAAGTCCATCCCGATTGACCCACTCCACACATCGCAAGATGTCCACGACCAGCTCGCAGCTCTTGGGGCTACGATGATTGTGGGGGTCTTGGATGATATCGAAGCGGGAACGGCAATGAGAACGCCGCAGGATGACGCGCTATCGAGCTACGCGCCCATGTTGAAGAAGGAAGACGGCATCCTGAATTTTGCACACTCTGCCGTGGCCGTCGCAAACAAGATCCGCGGCCTTAACCCATGGCCTGGCGCCCAAGCGACCCTGGTGAAGGACGGCACGGAATCTCGCGTGAAGATCCACCTCGCACGCCCAACCACTGAGAAAAAACCTGGCGTGGGCAAGGTCGAGACGGACGGAAAATCTCTCTTCATAGGCTGCCTCGACGGCGCAATTGAAGTTCTAGAACTTCAGCCTTCCGGGTCGCGCGCCATGAAGACGCGCGACTTCCTAAACGGCACCCCACTCACCAGCTCCGACTACTTCCGATAA
- the def gene encoding peptide deformylase yields MAIRDIVFFPNQVLTTPTKKVESFDDELKTLVADMAETMYDAPGIGLAAPQVGVLQRVAVIDIARGEEERDLLVLVNPEIVHREGKILWEEGCLSIPQVYEKIERSKQVTVRAQDENGETFEIEADELLAVALQHEIDHLDGVLFFDRMSQLKRTRALKKYKKVMENRALEAEEAQAEGDAS; encoded by the coding sequence ATGGCTATCCGAGATATCGTTTTTTTCCCCAACCAAGTCCTGACTACGCCGACGAAGAAGGTTGAGAGTTTTGATGATGAACTCAAGACGCTCGTGGCAGACATGGCCGAAACTATGTACGACGCGCCTGGAATTGGCCTAGCGGCGCCTCAGGTGGGTGTTTTGCAACGGGTCGCCGTGATCGATATCGCGCGAGGAGAAGAGGAGCGCGACCTCCTCGTTTTGGTCAATCCCGAAATCGTCCACAGGGAAGGCAAGATCCTCTGGGAGGAAGGCTGTCTCTCCATTCCTCAAGTTTATGAGAAAATCGAGCGGTCAAAACAAGTGACCGTGAGGGCGCAAGACGAGAACGGAGAAACCTTCGAGATTGAGGCCGATGAGCTCTTGGCGGTCGCGTTACAACACGAGATCGACCACCTCGACGGGGTTTTGTTTTTCGACCGAATGAGCCAACTCAAGCGCACACGCGCCCTGAAGAAATACAAGAAGGTTATGGAAAATCGCGCCCTTGAGGCCGAAGAAGCTCAGGCCGAAGGTGATGCGTCGTGA
- a CDS encoding class I SAM-dependent methyltransferase: MFEQRLAKRTKHLKKFAKKWPTDAFRVYDRDIPEYPWTVDFYGDHLLLQYFETRTSEGQTETIPDICAELLEIPKKNVHLKVRRRRSGTQHEKLAAKKLEFEVFEDDHKFLVNLDDYIDTGLFLDHRNMRREAARLVKEHPSRRPDVLNLFSYTGAFSVWCAAAGAKVTSVDLSNTYQDWAERNFKLNKLDPAKHLFERSDATRWLPQARVKDAYDLIILDPPTWSRSKRMDTDFDIQRDHVFLLKHCVRLLRPGGTLLFSTNLTSFKLDKENSPMELEETTQWSVPEDFRSGIHRSFKGTK; the protein is encoded by the coding sequence ATGTTTGAACAACGACTCGCAAAGCGCACGAAGCATCTAAAGAAATTCGCCAAGAAGTGGCCGACGGATGCGTTCCGAGTCTACGACCGCGACATCCCCGAGTACCCGTGGACGGTGGATTTCTATGGCGATCATCTGCTCCTTCAGTACTTCGAAACTCGAACCTCTGAAGGTCAGACGGAGACCATTCCGGACATCTGCGCGGAACTCTTGGAAATCCCAAAGAAGAACGTTCATCTCAAGGTCAGGAGACGGAGATCCGGCACGCAGCACGAGAAACTCGCAGCCAAGAAGCTTGAGTTTGAAGTCTTTGAGGACGACCACAAATTTCTGGTCAACCTAGACGATTACATCGACACAGGGCTTTTCCTCGATCACCGCAATATGCGCCGAGAAGCGGCACGACTGGTCAAAGAACACCCGTCCAGGCGTCCGGATGTTCTGAACCTATTCTCGTACACTGGAGCCTTTAGTGTGTGGTGCGCCGCAGCCGGCGCCAAAGTCACCTCCGTAGACCTCTCAAACACCTATCAAGATTGGGCAGAGCGAAACTTTAAGCTCAACAAGCTAGACCCGGCCAAACACCTATTCGAGCGCTCAGACGCCACACGTTGGCTTCCACAGGCTCGCGTCAAAGATGCGTATGACCTCATCATTCTAGACCCGCCCACGTGGTCGCGCTCCAAACGTATGGATACGGATTTTGACATCCAGCGCGACCATGTCTTCTTGCTCAAACATTGCGTACGCCTGCTTCGACCCGGTGGCACCCTGCTCTTCTCAACCAACTTGACGAGCTTCAAACTCGACAAGGAAAACTCTCCGATGGAGCTCGAAGAAACCACACAATGGAGCGTTCCCGAGGACTTCCGCTCTGGAATTCATCGCTCGTTTAAGGGCACGAAATGA
- a CDS encoding YoaK family protein, with protein MNNQPSNFVFFLIGGALLSATAGFVDAATILAPGQLAVSHVTGSVAKLAVDTASGGSLSTGLIFGGIGAFFLGSALSGATLESTQLRLGRRYGVLLCIEGLLLTAAALLLISGEPKGVILAAAACGLQNAMATQYSGAIVRTTHVTGLVTDLGITLGKWVSRKPVESWRAILHTTLALSFGLGAFTGAKLYATYGGAILFGPAITILLLGAAYAARKK; from the coding sequence ATGAATAACCAACCCTCCAACTTCGTGTTTTTCCTCATCGGCGGCGCGCTACTCTCAGCCACCGCGGGATTCGTGGACGCCGCAACCATACTCGCCCCGGGCCAACTCGCCGTATCGCACGTCACAGGCTCGGTGGCCAAACTTGCCGTGGACACCGCCAGCGGAGGCTCATTGAGCACGGGACTGATATTTGGCGGCATCGGCGCGTTTTTCCTTGGAAGTGCGCTCAGCGGCGCCACCCTCGAGTCCACACAACTCAGACTCGGTCGCCGATACGGCGTACTTCTTTGCATCGAGGGACTGCTCTTGACCGCAGCCGCGCTACTCCTGATAAGCGGCGAGCCCAAAGGAGTGATCTTGGCAGCCGCGGCGTGTGGGTTGCAAAATGCGATGGCCACCCAATATAGCGGAGCCATCGTCAGAACCACCCATGTCACGGGCCTCGTCACCGACCTCGGCATCACGCTCGGCAAATGGGTTTCCAGAAAACCTGTCGAAAGCTGGCGCGCCATACTTCACACCACGTTGGCACTAAGTTTCGGCCTCGGAGCCTTCACCGGCGCGAAACTCTACGCAACCTATGGCGGCGCCATCCTCTTCGGGCCTGCGATCACGATTCTGCTACTCGGCGCTGCTTACGCGGCCCGCAAAAAGTAA
- a CDS encoding transcription antitermination factor NusB, with amino-acid sequence MPRNTAFHVLQRVEEGAYSHIALSSALDRAQLEPRDRGLATHLVYATLTWQQALDSLINRSLSKGVKVDTATRIILRLGVVQLYFMDRIPEHAAVSEAVEMAKKRSSEKLVNAVLRRLSKDRELWYRETDKSSKPARYLSAKWSFPTWLANRMVQQLGEEEAEKWMEVMNQPPPIWLRSRTNELQDNTPPGALKVDELGPYMEGLKEGTWVVQDLAAQLVGHLVGVEPGMTVWDACAGLGGKALHLADLRAKVVASDPSTSKLDLLRKAHGDVEILEGKAQDLAPTLPKFDCVLLDAPCTSLGVIRRHPETRWTRLEHHITNLAKIQSELLDAVAPRVKPSGLLVYSVCTFTREETSKQVENFLKRHPDFEQDGPFLVTTPVEHDSDAFFAARLRRKS; translated from the coding sequence ATGCCTAGAAACACAGCATTCCACGTACTCCAGCGAGTGGAGGAAGGTGCGTATTCACATATTGCACTGAGCTCGGCGCTCGATCGGGCACAACTCGAACCGCGCGATCGTGGCCTTGCGACCCACCTGGTCTACGCCACCTTGACGTGGCAACAAGCGCTCGATTCGCTCATCAATCGAAGCCTGTCCAAGGGTGTGAAGGTAGACACGGCAACCCGTATCATCCTGCGCCTCGGAGTGGTTCAGCTTTACTTTATGGACCGGATCCCCGAACACGCGGCCGTGAGTGAGGCCGTTGAAATGGCCAAGAAGCGGAGCTCAGAGAAGCTCGTAAACGCTGTCTTGAGACGTTTGAGTAAGGACCGAGAGCTCTGGTACCGAGAGACCGATAAATCGTCGAAACCCGCACGCTACCTCAGTGCGAAGTGGTCATTCCCAACCTGGCTCGCCAATCGAATGGTGCAGCAGCTCGGGGAAGAAGAAGCTGAAAAATGGATGGAGGTCATGAACCAGCCACCGCCGATTTGGCTTCGATCAAGGACTAATGAACTTCAGGACAATACGCCGCCGGGCGCACTCAAAGTCGACGAGCTCGGCCCGTACATGGAAGGGCTCAAGGAAGGAACTTGGGTGGTTCAAGACCTCGCTGCACAGCTCGTGGGGCATCTTGTAGGCGTAGAGCCAGGAATGACGGTTTGGGACGCGTGTGCAGGCCTCGGCGGCAAAGCTCTTCACTTAGCCGATCTGCGGGCAAAGGTGGTGGCGTCCGATCCAAGTACATCCAAGCTGGACCTGCTACGCAAAGCCCACGGCGACGTTGAGATTTTGGAGGGCAAGGCTCAGGATCTCGCGCCGACACTCCCCAAGTTTGATTGTGTGCTTTTAGATGCCCCCTGCACGTCGCTCGGTGTGATTCGACGCCACCCGGAAACCCGATGGACACGCCTCGAACACCACATCACGAACCTCGCTAAGATACAGTCCGAATTGCTGGACGCTGTGGCGCCACGCGTCAAACCGTCTGGCCTTCTCGTCTACAGCGTGTGTACGTTTACGCGTGAGGAGACCTCCAAACAGGTCGAAAACTTCCTAAAACGCCATCCTGATTTTGAGCAGGATGGTCCGTTTCTGGTCACCACACCTGTGGAACACGATTCCGATGCCTTCTTTGCCGCAAGACTCAGGAGAAAGTCATGA